The proteins below are encoded in one region of Lactuca sativa cultivar Salinas chromosome 3, Lsat_Salinas_v11, whole genome shotgun sequence:
- the LOC111876888 gene encoding uncharacterized protein LOC111876888, which yields MEQVLSPSINAPFLNFMARLPKFTKEVMTNQKELEKAFTIVLNELFSTTIIDKFPIKMGDPVRLTLPCEFGNYTSINALANSGTSINLMSYSFYKNLALPKLQNTRMTLRMVDYLITHPRGIVEDLSVKVGRFIFPVDFVVLDMK from the coding sequence ATGGAGCAAGTGCTATCCCCCTCGATCAATGCTCCATTCCTCAATTTCATGGCTAGACTTCCTAAATTCACCAAGGAAGTGATGACTAATCAAAAGGAGTTAGAAAAAGCATTCACTATTGTGCTAAATGAATTATTCTCTACTACCATCATTGATAAATTTCCAATAAAAATGGGGGATCCGGTCCGATTAACTCTACCTTGTGAATTTGGCAATTACACTTCAATAAATGCTTTAGCCAATTCGGGGACTAGCATAAATCTCATGTCATACTCTTTTTACAAAAATCTCGCTCTACCAAAGCTACAAAATACAAGAATGACACTTCGAATGGTGGATTACTTAATCACTCATCCACGTGGGATTGTAGAAGACTTATCGGTGAAGGTTGGGAGATTTATTTTTCCAGTAGATTTTGTGGTTTTAGACATGAAATAA